In Marinicauda algicola, one DNA window encodes the following:
- a CDS encoding polysaccharide deacetylase family protein yields the protein MNAAAPFCIAILLAVQAPSGESREIAFSYDDPPWRDTAIMTGVDRTEALIAALDEADVEGAAFFAVTERIDASGAARLRAYAEAGHVIANHTHSHMNLHTAGVDAFLDDVRTADSILRAHDGFRPWFRFPYLNHGSDSAQRDAARSGLAELGYTIGYVTVDNFDFYLDRLANDAVAAGQSVDWEGLRELYVDMLADAAEHYDAIARRHLDRSPRHVLLLHENDLAAMFSDDLARELRTRGWTIIPAERAYEDPIAAMEPDTLYLGQGRVAALAHARGVPATGLRPALEATDALREAFAPLISAPSPARERP from the coding sequence ATGAACGCCGCGGCACCGTTCTGTATCGCGATCCTGCTCGCGGTTCAGGCCCCGTCCGGCGAAAGCCGCGAGATCGCGTTCTCCTACGATGACCCGCCCTGGCGGGACACCGCGATCATGACGGGCGTGGACCGTACCGAGGCGCTTATCGCGGCCCTGGACGAGGCCGATGTTGAGGGAGCGGCGTTCTTCGCCGTCACCGAGCGGATCGACGCCAGCGGCGCCGCGCGATTGCGCGCCTATGCCGAGGCCGGCCATGTGATCGCCAATCACACCCACAGCCACATGAACCTGCACACCGCCGGTGTCGACGCATTTCTCGACGACGTACGCACGGCGGATTCAATCCTGCGCGCCCATGACGGCTTCCGCCCCTGGTTCCGCTTTCCCTATCTCAACCACGGCTCGGATAGCGCACAGCGCGATGCGGCCCGTTCCGGGCTCGCAGAGCTCGGCTACACGATCGGATATGTAACGGTCGACAATTTCGACTTCTATCTCGACCGCCTCGCCAACGATGCCGTGGCGGCGGGCCAGAGCGTCGACTGGGAGGGCTTGCGAGAGCTGTATGTGGACATGCTCGCCGATGCCGCCGAGCATTATGACGCGATCGCCCGGCGACATCTCGATCGCTCCCCGCGCCACGTGCTCCTCCTGCACGAGAACGATCTCGCCGCGATGTTTTCCGACGATCTCGCGCGCGAGCTGAGGACTCGTGGCTGGACAATCATACCGGCCGAGCGCGCCTACGAGGATCCGATTGCCGCGATGGAGCCGGATACGCTCTATCTGGGACAGGGCCGGGTCGCCGCTCTCGCCCATGCCCGGGGCGTCCCCGCGACCGGGCTGCGCCCGGCGTTGGAAGCCACGGACGCCCTGCGCGAGGCCTTCGCACCGCTGATCTCCGCCCCCTCCCCGGCGCGCGAACGGCCGTGA
- a CDS encoding alpha/beta hydrolase, whose translation MKLTIAATATLAALSIGAAGAQDPFVLPETEVHALPAAANAIEYELYVKVPEECRAREDGCPVVYLLDAEYSFALAANITEHLADRNRIPHLIVVSIAYRDKTEEGYRSNRSRDYTPVFDPDDGYGERYQAESGGAPAFLDAIETEIVPYVEANFPAAQRPRTLVGHSYGGLFAIYALLTEPDLFDQAISVSPSLWYHDGWIFDYEAEHGPGEAGQRNRVYLAVGAYEEQPENGRAMVSDLRRFGQRLEAWPDTRIEYEVEELDGETHASVFPRALSTGLRKLFQ comes from the coding sequence ATGAAATTGACAATCGCCGCGACCGCGACGCTTGCCGCGCTGAGCATCGGCGCGGCCGGTGCTCAAGACCCTTTCGTGCTGCCGGAAACGGAAGTCCACGCTCTCCCGGCGGCGGCGAACGCCATCGAGTACGAGCTCTATGTGAAGGTCCCGGAGGAATGCCGGGCGCGAGAGGACGGCTGCCCGGTCGTCTACCTGCTCGACGCTGAGTATTCATTCGCGCTCGCCGCCAATATCACCGAGCACCTCGCCGACCGGAACCGCATTCCGCACCTGATCGTGGTCTCCATCGCCTATCGCGACAAGACGGAGGAAGGCTATCGGTCGAACCGCTCGCGCGACTACACGCCGGTCTTCGACCCCGATGACGGGTATGGCGAGCGCTATCAGGCCGAAAGCGGCGGCGCGCCGGCCTTCCTCGACGCGATCGAGACGGAGATCGTGCCCTATGTGGAAGCGAACTTCCCTGCCGCACAGCGTCCACGCACGCTCGTCGGCCATTCCTATGGCGGGCTGTTCGCGATCTATGCCCTGCTGACGGAGCCGGACCTGTTCGACCAGGCGATCTCGGTTTCGCCGAGCCTTTGGTATCATGACGGTTGGATCTTCGATTACGAGGCCGAGCACGGGCCAGGCGAGGCCGGCCAGCGCAACCGCGTCTATCTTGCGGTCGGGGCCTACGAGGAACAGCCGGAAAACGGCCGCGCCATGGTCAGCGATCTCCGGCGCTTCGGCCAGCGTCTCGAAGCGTGGCCTGACACGCGCATCGAGTACGAGGTCGAGGAACTCGACGGGGAGACCCATGCCAGCGTCTTTCCCCGTGCGCTGTCCACCGGCCTGCGGAAGCTGTTCCAATGA
- a CDS encoding S9 family peptidase, which produces MLTRTIALILPALALTACGLQDEPGQPREGAQADGAREDGAANGAGEAGDRAQAGSANARQAAAGALTIERLYGSPSLDGPAPQNLKFSPDGTRVTFTRPKEEDRTVLDLWAMDVADGRTYRLVDASALAPEERELTEAEIQFRERARITHSGVVSYSWDEAGEAILVPLDGDIFHVDVESGETRRLMQTEAFETDAKVSPGGRYVSFIREQNLWVHDLERDREFQITQGGGGAVSWGMAEFVAQEEMQRYTGYWWSPDETRIAVARVNENPVMIVERFGFEPDGFTVTEQRYPRAGTANAIVDLFVFDLQRTIAGEAADTARRQVDLGDNNDIYLARVDWSTDSSTVYVQRQNRQQTRLDILAADAATGETQVALSEEAETWINLTDDFTPLEDGGFLWTSERSGFRHVYRMTPGGELVQITSGDWVVDELSGLSADGQTVYFEGWVESPLERHLYAVRVDGESPPEQITEGQGWWSVTLGEGAQAFIGTYRDPATPPRTGLYTGLGAPIAWIEENALDADHPYGPYRDSHVAPEYGTLTAADGETELHWMMYRPDHCTAQSPCPAIIEVYGGPHVQRVTKTWTPLRDQIYAQAGYVYFKLDNRGSWNRGHAFEAALHDRMGTVEVADQLEGLDYLQGLDFVDPERIGLWGWSYGGYMTLMTTLQAPGRFEAAVSGAPVTDWSLYDTHYTERYMGMPQENRSGYETGAVLTHVEGYETPTLMIHGMADDNVTFDHSTRLYAELQRRGELFEMMTYPGQRHGIRPPELQVHLLRTIRAFFDRELASDEVRARGE; this is translated from the coding sequence ATGCTCACGCGCACGATCGCCCTCATCCTTCCCGCCCTCGCCCTGACCGCCTGCGGCCTGCAGGACGAACCCGGCCAGCCGCGCGAGGGTGCGCAGGCCGATGGCGCGCGCGAAGACGGGGCGGCAAACGGCGCGGGCGAGGCCGGCGACCGCGCGCAGGCCGGCAGCGCCAACGCAAGGCAGGCCGCCGCCGGAGCCCTCACCATCGAGCGGCTCTACGGCTCGCCCTCGCTCGACGGGCCGGCGCCGCAGAACCTGAAATTCTCCCCCGACGGCACGCGCGTCACCTTCACCCGCCCGAAGGAGGAGGACCGCACCGTGCTCGACCTGTGGGCGATGGATGTCGCCGACGGGCGCACCTACCGGCTCGTGGATGCCAGCGCCCTGGCGCCGGAGGAGCGCGAGCTGACCGAGGCGGAGATCCAGTTCCGCGAGCGCGCGCGCATCACCCATTCCGGCGTGGTGAGCTATTCCTGGGACGAGGCCGGCGAGGCGATCCTCGTCCCGCTGGACGGCGACATCTTCCATGTCGATGTCGAGAGCGGCGAGACGCGCCGGCTGATGCAGACCGAGGCCTTCGAGACCGACGCCAAGGTCAGCCCGGGCGGGCGCTATGTCTCCTTCATCCGCGAGCAGAATCTCTGGGTCCACGACCTTGAGCGCGACCGGGAATTCCAGATCACGCAAGGCGGCGGCGGCGCGGTCAGCTGGGGCATGGCCGAGTTCGTCGCGCAGGAGGAGATGCAGCGCTATACCGGCTATTGGTGGAGCCCGGACGAGACCCGGATCGCCGTGGCGCGCGTCAACGAGAACCCGGTCATGATCGTGGAGCGCTTCGGCTTCGAGCCGGACGGCTTCACCGTCACCGAGCAGCGCTATCCGCGGGCCGGCACGGCCAACGCCATCGTCGACCTGTTCGTCTTCGACCTTCAGCGCACGATCGCGGGGGAGGCCGCGGACACGGCGCGCCGCCAGGTCGATCTGGGGGACAACAACGACATCTATCTCGCCCGCGTCGACTGGTCGACGGACTCCTCCACCGTCTATGTCCAGCGCCAGAACCGCCAGCAGACCCGGCTCGACATCCTCGCTGCCGATGCGGCGACGGGTGAGACGCAGGTTGCGCTCAGCGAGGAGGCGGAGACCTGGATCAATCTCACCGACGATTTCACGCCGCTGGAGGATGGCGGCTTCCTGTGGACCTCGGAGCGCTCGGGCTTCCGCCATGTCTACCGCATGACGCCCGGGGGCGAGCTGGTGCAGATCACGAGCGGGGACTGGGTGGTCGACGAGCTGTCCGGCCTCTCCGCGGACGGGCAGACGGTCTATTTCGAGGGCTGGGTGGAAAGCCCGCTGGAGCGCCATCTCTACGCTGTGCGCGTGGACGGCGAGAGCCCGCCGGAGCAGATCACGGAAGGGCAGGGCTGGTGGAGCGTCACGCTCGGCGAGGGCGCACAGGCCTTCATCGGTACCTATCGCGATCCGGCGACCCCGCCGCGGACCGGGCTCTATACCGGGCTCGGCGCGCCCATCGCCTGGATCGAGGAGAACGCGCTCGACGCCGATCATCCCTATGGGCCGTATCGCGACAGCCATGTCGCCCCGGAATACGGCACGCTGACCGCCGCGGACGGGGAAACCGAGCTTCACTGGATGATGTACCGGCCGGACCACTGCACGGCGCAAAGCCCCTGCCCGGCCATCATCGAGGTCTATGGCGGCCCCCACGTGCAGCGCGTCACGAAGACCTGGACGCCGCTGCGCGACCAGATCTACGCCCAGGCGGGCTATGTCTACTTCAAGCTCGACAACCGGGGCAGCTGGAACCGGGGCCATGCCTTCGAGGCGGCGCTGCACGACCGCATGGGCACGGTGGAGGTCGCCGACCAGCTCGAAGGGCTCGATTACCTGCAGGGGCTCGACTTCGTCGATCCCGAGCGCATCGGCCTGTGGGGCTGGTCCTATGGCGGCTACATGACCCTGATGACCACGCTGCAGGCGCCCGGCCGCTTCGAGGCCGCCGTCTCCGGCGCGCCGGTCACCGACTGGAGCCTCTACGACACCCACTATACCGAGCGCTACATGGGCATGCCGCAGGAGAACCGTTCCGGCTACGAGACGGGCGCGGTCCTCACCCATGTCGAGGGCTACGAGACGCCGACCCTGATGATCCACGGCATGGCCGACGACAACGTCACCTTCGACCACTCCACGCGCCTGTATGCCGAGCTGCAGCGCCGCGGCGAGCTGTTCGAGATGATGACCTATCCCGGCCAGCGCCACGGCATCCGCCCGCCCGAACTGCAGGTACACCTGCTGCGGACGATCCGCGCCTTCTTCGACCGGGAGCTGGCGAGCGACGAGGTCAGGGCGCGGGGCGAATGA
- a CDS encoding PH domain-containing protein, which translates to MSYIANSSLPEEEVCYRIGLHWLVWLASILVTLALLAVLAALLAYDVTVWLWAVPMIFIPFAWYPFISLERGVTTRRVVQKTGIFNVETEEMQLPALETVEFERSLLGHIFRYGTIELTGRGVSDLRFEMVPDPYAVKKAVERAQKTWREGKGAG; encoded by the coding sequence ATGAGCTATATCGCCAATTCCAGCCTGCCCGAGGAGGAGGTCTGCTACCGCATCGGCCTGCACTGGCTGGTCTGGCTCGCCTCGATCCTGGTCACGCTCGCCCTGCTCGCCGTCCTGGCCGCGCTCCTGGCCTATGACGTCACGGTCTGGCTCTGGGCAGTGCCGATGATCTTCATTCCGTTCGCCTGGTATCCCTTCATCTCGCTGGAGCGCGGCGTCACGACGCGCCGCGTGGTGCAGAAGACCGGCATCTTCAACGTGGAGACCGAGGAGATGCAGCTGCCGGCGCTGGAAACGGTGGAGTTCGAGCGGAGCCTTCTCGGCCACATCTTCCGCTACGGCACGATCGAGCTCACCGGGCGCGGGGTGAGCGACCTGCGCTTCGAGATGGTCCCGGACCCCTACGCGGTGAAGAAGGCCGTCGAACGGGCGCAGAAGACCTGGCGCGAGGGGAAGGGGGCGGGCTAG
- the ettA gene encoding energy-dependent translational throttle protein EttA, with product MSSYQYVYHMDKLGKTYPGGKQVFSGISLHFLPDAKIGVVGVNGSGKSTLLRIMAGQDQDFTGEAWAEKGVRVGYLPQEPQLDPDKTVWENVIEGSEDKKIYDAYNAIAMKLAEDYSDELMEEMTSLQEQVDRRDAWDIDSKIEMAMEALRCPPGDADVTKLSGGERRRVAICRLLLSKPHMLLLDEPTNHLDAESVAWLQHHLENYDGAVLIVTHDRYFLDAITTWTLELDRGQGIPYKGGYSDWLEQKKKRLEQEAREETAKQRALARELEWIRSSPKARQAKSKARINAYEEMRDKADKEKISTATIRIPPGPRLGGNVVEFDGVSKAFGDKLLIKDLSFKLPPGGVVGVIGPNGAGKTTLFKMITGAEAPDEGTIRLGETVKLGYVDQSRDALDGSKTVWQEISGGHDVIDLGGHEVPSRAYVGAFNFKGGDQQKKVGVLSGGERNRVHLAKMLKEGGNLLLLDEPTNDLDVETLSALEAALEDFPGCAVVISHDRFFLDRIATHILAFEGDSHVEWFEGAFSDYVEDKKRRLGTDAEIPHRIKFQKFER from the coding sequence ATGTCGTCCTATCAATACGTCTATCACATGGACAAGCTGGGCAAGACCTATCCCGGCGGCAAGCAGGTCTTTTCCGGCATCTCGCTGCACTTCCTGCCCGACGCCAAGATCGGCGTCGTCGGCGTGAACGGCTCGGGCAAGTCGACCCTGCTCAGGATCATGGCAGGCCAGGACCAGGACTTCACCGGCGAGGCCTGGGCGGAGAAGGGCGTGCGCGTCGGCTATCTGCCCCAGGAGCCCCAGCTCGATCCGGACAAGACCGTCTGGGAAAACGTCATCGAGGGCAGCGAGGACAAGAAGATCTACGACGCCTACAACGCCATCGCCATGAAGCTCGCCGAGGACTATTCCGACGAGCTCATGGAGGAGATGACGAGCCTGCAGGAGCAGGTCGACCGGCGCGATGCCTGGGACATCGATTCCAAGATCGAGATGGCGATGGAGGCCCTGCGCTGCCCGCCGGGCGATGCCGACGTCACCAAGCTCTCGGGCGGGGAACGCCGCCGCGTGGCGATCTGCCGGCTGCTGCTGTCCAAGCCGCACATGCTGCTGCTCGACGAACCGACGAACCACCTGGACGCGGAATCCGTCGCCTGGCTGCAGCACCACCTGGAGAACTATGACGGCGCGGTGCTGATCGTCACCCACGACCGCTACTTCCTCGACGCCATCACGACCTGGACGCTCGAGCTCGATCGCGGCCAGGGCATCCCCTACAAGGGCGGCTATTCGGACTGGCTGGAACAGAAGAAGAAGCGCCTCGAGCAGGAAGCGCGCGAGGAGACCGCCAAGCAGCGCGCGCTCGCCCGCGAGCTGGAATGGATCCGCTCCTCGCCGAAGGCGCGCCAGGCCAAGTCCAAGGCGCGTATCAATGCCTATGAGGAAATGCGCGACAAGGCGGACAAGGAGAAGATCTCCACCGCGACGATCCGCATTCCGCCGGGCCCGCGCCTGGGCGGCAACGTGGTCGAGTTCGACGGCGTGTCCAAGGCCTTCGGCGACAAGCTCCTGATCAAGGACCTCTCCTTCAAGCTGCCCCCGGGCGGCGTGGTCGGCGTGATCGGCCCCAACGGCGCGGGCAAGACGACGCTGTTCAAGATGATCACCGGCGCCGAAGCGCCCGACGAGGGCACGATCAGGCTCGGCGAGACCGTCAAGCTCGGCTATGTCGACCAGTCCCGCGACGCGCTCGACGGGTCCAAGACCGTCTGGCAGGAGATTTCCGGCGGCCACGACGTCATCGATCTCGGCGGCCACGAGGTGCCGAGCCGGGCCTATGTCGGCGCGTTCAACTTCAAGGGCGGCGACCAGCAGAAGAAGGTCGGCGTGCTCTCGGGCGGGGAACGCAACCGCGTCCACCTCGCCAAGATGCTCAAGGAGGGCGGCAACCTCCTGCTCCTCGACGAACCGACCAACGATCTCGACGTGGAGACCCTGTCCGCGCTCGAAGCGGCGCTGGAGGATTTCCCCGGCTGCGCCGTGGTGATCTCCCACGACCGCTTCTTCCTCGACCGGATCGCCACCCACATCCTCGCCTTCGAGGGCGATTCTCATGTCGAATGGTTCGAGGGCGCGTTCTCCGACTATGTCGAGGACAAGAAGCGGCGCCTCGGAACCGACGCGGAAATCCCCCACCGCATCAAGTTCCAGAAGTTCGAGCGGTAG
- a CDS encoding RidA family protein: MTSPESRLAELGLTLPEAAAPVANYVPFVQSGNLVHVSGQVSKGRDGLIAGRVGTDLTLDEAKAAARVCALNLIAQLKAACGGDLSKVKRIVRLGGYVNADPAFTDIPQVINGASDLMVEVFGEAGRHARSAIGCAVLPLNAAVEVDAVVEVE; encoded by the coding sequence ATGACGAGTCCCGAATCCCGCCTCGCCGAACTCGGCCTCACCCTGCCCGAAGCCGCCGCGCCGGTGGCCAATTACGTGCCCTTCGTGCAGTCGGGAAACCTGGTGCACGTTTCCGGGCAGGTCTCCAAGGGCCGGGACGGACTGATCGCGGGCCGGGTCGGGACGGACCTGACGCTCGACGAGGCCAAGGCCGCCGCGCGGGTGTGCGCGCTCAACCTCATCGCCCAGCTCAAGGCGGCCTGCGGCGGGGACCTCTCGAAGGTGAAGCGCATCGTGCGCCTCGGGGGCTATGTCAATGCCGACCCCGCCTTCACCGACATCCCGCAGGTGATCAACGGCGCCTCCGACCTGATGGTCGAGGTGTTCGGCGAGGCCGGCCGCCACGCCCGCTCCGCCATCGGCTGCGCGGTGCTGCCGCTGAATGCCGCCGTGGAGGTGGATGCGGTGGTGGAGGTGGAGTGA
- a CDS encoding alpha/beta fold hydrolase — MRDFAETPIHVHDIAFHAADGRRLAGRLFEPERPLAAMAVFAATGYRKEFYEAFARAAARQGWAVLTFDYRGQGGSCNGPAREDEATMLDWGRRDMPAAARELKGRYPRLPLDIVGHSVGGHFLALLPDDVEVRRAALLSSSSGYWGKQSAKIKYTAWAFWRIVGPAFLVTRGHVPKGLMWKGEDLPPGVFRDWRDWGVRPDYFRDRLAEEGLLQRYARFRAPIKAWVADDDPIANREATRWLLEQYEAAPTEMKLVSRADLGRGAIGHHGLFHPAMADVFWPQVWRWLSREEGAREAA, encoded by the coding sequence ATGCGCGACTTCGCCGAAACGCCGATCCACGTCCACGACATCGCCTTCCACGCGGCCGACGGGCGGCGCCTGGCGGGGCGCCTGTTCGAGCCCGAGCGTCCGCTCGCGGCGATGGCGGTGTTCGCCGCGACCGGCTACCGCAAGGAATTCTACGAGGCCTTCGCACGCGCCGCGGCGCGCCAGGGCTGGGCCGTGCTCACCTTCGACTATCGCGGCCAGGGCGGGTCGTGCAACGGGCCGGCGCGCGAGGACGAGGCGACCATGCTCGACTGGGGCCGGCGCGACATGCCGGCCGCCGCGCGCGAGCTGAAGGGCCGCTATCCGCGCCTGCCGCTGGACATCGTGGGCCACTCGGTCGGCGGCCATTTCCTGGCGCTCCTGCCCGACGATGTGGAGGTGCGCCGCGCCGCGCTGCTCTCCTCCTCCTCGGGCTACTGGGGCAAGCAGAGCGCGAAGATCAAGTACACCGCCTGGGCCTTCTGGCGCATCGTCGGCCCGGCCTTCCTGGTCACTCGGGGCCATGTCCCCAAGGGGCTGATGTGGAAGGGCGAGGACCTGCCGCCCGGCGTGTTCCGCGACTGGCGCGACTGGGGCGTGCGCCCGGACTATTTCCGCGACCGGCTCGCCGAGGAGGGTCTCCTGCAGCGCTATGCGCGTTTTCGCGCGCCGATCAAGGCCTGGGTCGCCGACGACGACCCGATCGCGAACCGCGAGGCGACGCGCTGGCTGCTGGAGCAGTACGAGGCCGCCCCGACCGAGATGAAGCTCGTCAGCCGCGCCGATCTCGGGCGCGGCGCCATCGGCCATCATGGCCTGTTCCACCCGGCCATGGCGGACGTGTTCTGGCCGCAGGTGTGGCGCTGGCTGTCGCGCGAGGAAGGGGCCCGCGAGGCGGCCTGA
- a CDS encoding glutathione S-transferase family protein, with product MYVLHIANKNYSSWSLRAWLLLRGLSIPFEERLHPFDPDGSSFAAFREFSPSGMVPCLEDGPVKVWDSLAIAEYLAEAHEGVWPAGRDARAWARSVSAEMHSGFTALRSICSMSVGVRVRLARIAPALQKDLDRIAEIWTEGLARFGGPYLAGARFTAVDAMYAPVAYRIRTYGLELPGPAMGWAERMLAHPAMAEWERAAIEEPYREPGHDAEIAAQGVLIEDRRVPPARTGG from the coding sequence ATGTACGTGCTCCACATCGCCAACAAGAACTATTCCTCATGGTCGCTGCGCGCCTGGCTGTTGCTGCGCGGGCTTTCGATTCCCTTCGAGGAGCGTCTGCACCCGTTCGATCCGGACGGGTCGAGCTTTGCCGCGTTCCGCGAGTTCTCGCCTTCCGGAATGGTCCCCTGCCTGGAAGACGGGCCGGTGAAGGTCTGGGACAGCCTCGCCATCGCCGAATACCTCGCCGAGGCTCATGAGGGCGTCTGGCCCGCCGGGCGCGATGCGCGCGCCTGGGCGCGCTCGGTCAGCGCGGAAATGCATTCGGGCTTCACGGCCCTGCGCTCGATCTGCTCGATGAGCGTCGGGGTACGCGTCCGTCTGGCCCGGATCGCGCCCGCCCTGCAGAAGGATCTCGACCGGATCGCCGAGATCTGGACCGAAGGACTCGCCCGCTTCGGCGGGCCTTACCTCGCGGGCGCGCGCTTCACCGCGGTGGATGCCATGTACGCTCCCGTCGCCTACCGCATCCGCACCTACGGGCTGGAACTCCCGGGGCCGGCCATGGGCTGGGCGGAGCGCATGCTCGCCCATCCCGCGATGGCAGAATGGGAGCGGGCCGCGATCGAGGAACCGTATCGCGAGCCGGGCCACGACGCCGAGATCGCCGCCCAGGGCGTGCTGATCGAGGACCGGCGCGTGCCGCCCGCGCGGACGGGGGGATGA